In a genomic window of Rhododendron vialii isolate Sample 1 chromosome 12a, ASM3025357v1:
- the LOC131311586 gene encoding uncharacterized protein LOC131311586, whose amino-acid sequence MAMQGKLASKDRLLKWSVVDNATCVLCRNGALESHNHLFFDCTFSRAVWKEILQRIHIHRGPLMWEDEKKWFLLHSKGKTIRESILKLSLDATVYGVWCERNMMIFQQKMMEADLLGSKICNNIRDAMMAWRNINSTQENKVLFRAWGVPFPRLSSTVEV is encoded by the coding sequence ATGGCCATGCAAGGTAAACTTGCTTCAAAGGACAGACTGCTGAAATGGAGTGTGGTGGATAATGCCACTTGTGTTCTGTGTAGAAATGGGGCTCTTGAATCtcataatcatttatttttcgATTGCACATTTTCTAGAGCTGTCTGGAAAGAGATATTGCAAAGGATCCACATTCACAGAGGCCCACTTATGTGGGAAGATGAAAAGAAATGGTTCTTGCTACATTCTAAGGGGAAGACAATTCGGGAATCTATTCTCAAATTGTCACTGGATGCTACTGTTTATGGAGTTTGGTGTGAGCGGAATATGATGATCTTTCAGCAGAAGATGATGGAGGCTGATCTATTGGGCTCCAAGATTTGCAACAACATTAGAGATGCCATGATGGCTTGGCGAAATATCAATTCCACGCAGGAGAACAAGGTCTTGTTTAGGGCTTGGGGAGTTCCTTTCCCACGGTTGAGTTCTACAGTAGAAGTTTAA